The following nucleotide sequence is from Cryptosporangium minutisporangium.
CCATTAATTAATCTCCCCGAGGGGTTGACACTATTCGGGAATTGCTATCTGGAATATTGCTATGTGCGAATAGCGAGCAAATATGGGTAAGGTTCCGGCCATCGCATTCCGCATTCCTGCCTTGGAGGAACTGTGCCTTTTTTGGTCACCGGAGCGACCGGTCGGGTCGGTCGTTGCGTCGTTGATCAGCTGCTCGCCGCCGGCGCCGAAGTCCGGGCGTTGACGCGACACCCGGAGCGCGCAGGGCTGCCGTCGGGCGTCCAGGTCGTCGGGGGCGACCTTGACCGCCCGGACGAACTCGGGGCGGCGTTCGCCGGAGTGACCCATGCCTATCTGATCGCGATGACGGCCGACCCCGAGGCGCTGGTGGCGGCCGCCCGGAAGGCCGGTGTGCGCCGGGTAGTGGTGCTCTCCTCGGCGACGGCCGCCCAGCCCGGGGACTCCTGGCATCGCGCCGTCGAGAAGGCCGTGGAGGAAGCGGGTCTGGAGTGGACGCACGTACGACCGGGCATGTTCGCCGCGAACCTGCTCGACTGGGCCGAGGTGATCCGGTCGGGCCAGCCGGTTCGTGAACCGATCGCGGCCGCGAGGCAGGCGCCGATCCATGAGGCCGACGTCGCGGCCGTTGCGGTCGCCGCGCTCCTGGACGATCGCGCGGCCGGGAGTATTCACACCATCTCGGGTCCGGAGTCGCTCACCAAGCCCGAGCAGGCCGCCGCACTCGGCGCCGCACTGGGCCGGCCGGTGCCTTTCGAGGAGATCGACCCGTCCGAGTGGCGGACCGCCGTGAGCGCCTACCTACCCGCCGAGGTGGCGGACTGGATGCTCGGCCTGTGGACTCGCGCCGCTGAGCAGCCCGACCCGGTGTCCGACACGGTCGAGCAGGTCACCGGCCGCCCCGCCCGGACGCTACGCGAGTGGGCCGACGACCACCGGGAGGCGTTCCGATGAGCACAGCGCCGGTGCTGCCGGGCCGATTGCAGGCGACTTACCTGCTGGAACAGGAGCGTTTCGCGTGGTGGGGCACGGCCGACCCGGCGCGGGAGGCGACGAGGCTCGGCCTGCCGGGCGGAACGGTCACGACGGTTGCGCTCGCGCTACCCACTGCTGACGACCGCACCGCGGTGGCCGCAGTTCCTGTGCCGGCCGTGCTGGTGCCGCCCGAGCCGGCCCTGCGGGCCCTGGCCGAACTGGCTCCGGCAACGTCGGCCGCACCGTCGGTGACGGCATGGGCGGCGCTGGCGGCGTCCTTCGTCGAGGGCCGGCGCCCGGCCGACACGCTGGTCGAGCGATTGCCGACCGCGAGCCACGCCGGGATTGGCCTGGATGGCGCCACGATCTGGTCGGCCCGGGCCACCGTCGAGGCGATAGCTCGCCTGGTAGCACCCACCGCGGACGAGACGCCGATGGCGGGCCTCCTCCGTCCTTATCAGCGAGCGGGAGTCGCGTGGCTGCTGGCGTCGGAAGCTCAGGGCGGTGGTGTCCTCGCCGACGAGATGGGACTCGGGAAGACCGTGCAGGCGATCTCGGTACTCGCCGCCCGTACCGGTCCTCGGCCGCACCTGGTGGTCTGCCCGACGTCGGTTCTCGGGAACTGGAGCCGGGAGATCGCGCGCTTCGCCCCCGGCCTTTCGGTTCGGAGTTACGTCGGCCCAGATCGGACCCGAGTCGTCCTGGACGCTCCGGGCACCGTCCTGACCAGCTACGGCATCCTGCGAGCCGACAACGCATTGCGCGCCACCGCGTGGGACGTCGTCATCCTCGACGAGGCGCAACAGATCAAGAACCCCGACGCCCGCGCCGCGAAAGCGGCGCGCGCTTTGAACGCTCGCCTACGCGTGGCGATGACCGGCACTCCGGTGGAGAACCGGCTCGACGATCTCTGGTCTCTGCTGACGTTCACCAATCCCGGGCTGCTCGGCGAGCGCGCGCGCTTCCGGCGGCGGTTCGCCACCGCGGTCGAGGAGCACCGATCTGCGGCCGCGGCGACACGACTGCACGAGATCGTCGGCCCGCACATCCTGCGCCGACGCAAGGCCGACGTCGCGCCGGAGCTACCGGAGAAGATCGAGACCAGCGTCGTCTGCACGATGACCGAGGAACAGCAGACGCTCTACCGGGCGGGTGTCGACGACGCGTTCGCCGCCGGACTGGGCGCAGGGGCAGGCCGACGCGGCCGCGTGCTCGCACTGATCGGTCGACTCAAGCAGATCTGCAACCATCCCGAACAGGTTCAGCCGACCGGAGGTCCGCTCGGTGGACGCTCCGGCAAGCTCGACCGGGTCACCGAGATCCTCGCCGAGCTGGTGGACAACGGTGACCGAGCGCTGGTCTTCACCCAGTACCGAGCGACCGGTGATCTCCTGACCCGGCATCTCCGGGAGCAGGTCACCGGCGGCCCGGTGCCGTTTCTGCACGGTCAGCTGTCGGGATCGGCCCGCGAGGCGATGGCCCAGTATTTCAGTGAGGCTCCGGACGGGCCGCCGATCCTGGTCCTGAGCTTGCGGGCGGCAGGTTTCGGACTCAACCTCACGCGGGCCACGCACGTCGTCCACTACGACCGGTGGTGGAACCCTGCGGTGGAGGCGCAGGCCAGCGACCGTGCGCACCGAATCGGTCAGACCCGGACGGTCACCGTGCACACCCTGGTCACCGAAGGCTCTATCGAAGAGGCCATCGACGCGCTGCACGCCGGCAAGCGAGAACTCGCCGGAGCGATCACCGGCGATCGGGC
It contains:
- a CDS encoding NAD(P)H-binding protein, which codes for MPFLVTGATGRVGRCVVDQLLAAGAEVRALTRHPERAGLPSGVQVVGGDLDRPDELGAAFAGVTHAYLIAMTADPEALVAAARKAGVRRVVVLSSATAAQPGDSWHRAVEKAVEEAGLEWTHVRPGMFAANLLDWAEVIRSGQPVREPIAAARQAPIHEADVAAVAVAALLDDRAAGSIHTISGPESLTKPEQAAALGAALGRPVPFEEIDPSEWRTAVSAYLPAEVADWMLGLWTRAAEQPDPVSDTVEQVTGRPARTLREWADDHREAFR
- a CDS encoding DEAD/DEAH box helicase, which gives rise to MSTAPVLPGRLQATYLLEQERFAWWGTADPAREATRLGLPGGTVTTVALALPTADDRTAVAAVPVPAVLVPPEPALRALAELAPATSAAPSVTAWAALAASFVEGRRPADTLVERLPTASHAGIGLDGATIWSARATVEAIARLVAPTADETPMAGLLRPYQRAGVAWLLASEAQGGGVLADEMGLGKTVQAISVLAARTGPRPHLVVCPTSVLGNWSREIARFAPGLSVRSYVGPDRTRVVLDAPGTVLTSYGILRADNALRATAWDVVILDEAQQIKNPDARAAKAARALNARLRVAMTGTPVENRLDDLWSLLTFTNPGLLGERARFRRRFATAVEEHRSAAAATRLHEIVGPHILRRRKADVAPELPEKIETSVVCTMTEEQQTLYRAGVDDAFAAGLGAGAGRRGRVLALIGRLKQICNHPEQVQPTGGPLGGRSGKLDRVTEILAELVDNGDRALVFTQYRATGDLLTRHLREQVTGGPVPFLHGQLSGSAREAMAQYFSEAPDGPPILVLSLRAAGFGLNLTRATHVVHYDRWWNPAVEAQASDRAHRIGQTRTVTVHTLVTEGSIEEAIDALHAGKRELAGAITGDRAALDTDLARLPDDELRSLLTGGTPW